A region of the Agrobacterium sp. RAC06 genome:
GCATGGCTGGCGAGGCCGATATCGGCACCGGCACAGAGACCACGGAGGAAGGCAACCTCGTCCGGCGTCTCCGGATCAATGGCGGCCCGGCAAAGTCGGTCGACGAACTCACCGACCACCTGCGCATCCTCTGGCTGACGCCGGCCATGGACGGGTTGTTCACCGGCTCCTCTTCCGATAGACGCCGTTTCCTCGATCGGTTGGTCCTCTCCCTCGACCCAGCGCATGGACGACGAGCCAGCGATTTCGAGCGCGCCATGCGCAGCCGCAACAAGCTGCTTTCGGAAGGGCGCTTCGATCCGACCTGGCTGTCCGGCATCGAGCAGCAGATGGCAGCGCTGGGCGTTGCCATGGCGGCCGCACGGCGCGAGATGCTGGGATTGCTCTCCGGCCTGATCGAGGCGGACAGGGAAACCTCCGCCTTTCCATCGGCCTCCCTCGCCCTGACCGGCTTTCTCGATGATCTGGCTGATCTACCCGCCTTCGAATTCGAGGAACGCTACATCGAGATCCTCGCACAATCCCGCCATCGGGATGCGGCAGCCGGCCGGACTTTGGATGGTCCGCACCGCGCCGATCTCATGGTCCGACATATCGAAAAGGACATGGACGCCGAGCGCTGCTCGACGGGGGAGCAGAAGGCTCTCCTGATCGGGCTCGTACTCGCCCATGCCCGGCTGGTGGCGACCATGACGGGCTTTGCGCCGATCCTGCTGCTCGACGAGATCGCCGCGCATCTTGACGAGGGCCGGCGAGCATCGCTCTTTGCCCGCATCGATGCACTCGGCGGCCAGGCTTTCATGACGGGCACGGACAAGGCAATGTTTTCTGCACTGGGCGACCGGGCGCAGTTCGTGACGGTGACAGACGGTGAGATCGATGCGTGAGCGCGCTTTTCATCTTCATGTTCGGGTGGCAAGGTAGCGCCCATGGACCCGCTCTCGCCCGAAGAACTCTCCCGCTATCATCGCCATATACTGCTGCCAGAAGTCGGCGGCCATGGACAGCAACTGCTGAAAGCCGCACGCGTGCTGGTGATCGGCGCTGGCGGGCTCGGCTCGCCAGTGCTGCAGTATCTGGCAGCGGCCGGCGTCGGCACGCTCGGAATCGTTGATGACGACGGGGTGTCGCTCTCCAATCTCCAGCGGCAGGTGATCCACGACACGGGAACGCTTTCGGAGAAGAAGTCGGAGAGCGCGGCGCGGGCCATCGCACGGCTCAATCCGCATTGCCGCACGGTTTCCTACGAAGAGCGATTCGACGCCGCATTCGCCCGGGATCATCTCTCCCGCTTCACGCTGCTGATCGACGGCTCCGACAATTTCTCGACGCGCTATGCGGCAGCGGATGCTGCGGAACTTGCGAAGGTGCCGCTGGTAACGGGGGCCGTCGGGCGCTTCGACGGAACTGTGACAGTGTTGAAACCCTATGAGAGCGGGCCGGACGGGGTAGCGTATCCGCGCTATACCGATCTCTTCCCCGAACCGCCGCCAGAGGGTTTGATCCCAGCCTGTGCAGAAGCCGGTGTCATCGGCGCGCTAACGGGTGTCATCGGCACCCTGATGGCCATGGAGGCGATCAAGGTGATCACCGGGATCGGCGAGCAATTGGTCGGACGGCTGTTGATGTATGATGGGCTTGCGGCCCGTTTCGATACCATCCGCTACAAACGCCGGGCAGGAACATGAGCATCGTCATCCGTCAGATTGATCCGAGCTATTCGCAGTACGAGGAACTGCTGGCGCTGATCATGGCGTCCTTCGCCTATATGGACGGCGTCATCGACCCTCCCTCCTCCGCGCATCGCCTGACCATCGCCTCCCTCACGGACAAGGCCCGTGACGAAATCGCACTGATCGCAGAGATGGACGCGAACCTCGTGGGCTGCGCCTTTCTGCGTCCCGAACCGGATTTTCTCTATCTCGGCAAACTCGCGGTTGCCGCAGAGGCGCAAGGCAA
Encoded here:
- the recF gene encoding DNA replication/repair protein RecF (All proteins in this family for which functions are known are DNA-binding proteins that assist the filamentation of RecA onto DNA for the initiation of recombination or recombinational repair.), translated to MTQKTQIQRLKLTDFRNYAQAGLALDGRHVVLVGDNGAGKTNFMEAISFLSPGRGLRRAVLSDIPRIGASGSFTVFAAIDGMAGEADIGTGTETTEEGNLVRRLRINGGPAKSVDELTDHLRILWLTPAMDGLFTGSSSDRRRFLDRLVLSLDPAHGRRASDFERAMRSRNKLLSEGRFDPTWLSGIEQQMAALGVAMAAARREMLGLLSGLIEADRETSAFPSASLALTGFLDDLADLPAFEFEERYIEILAQSRHRDAAAGRTLDGPHRADLMVRHIEKDMDAERCSTGEQKALLIGLVLAHARLVATMTGFAPILLLDEIAAHLDEGRRASLFARIDALGGQAFMTGTDKAMFSALGDRAQFVTVTDGEIDA
- a CDS encoding molybdopterin-synthase adenylyltransferase MoeB, translated to MDPLSPEELSRYHRHILLPEVGGHGQQLLKAARVLVIGAGGLGSPVLQYLAAAGVGTLGIVDDDGVSLSNLQRQVIHDTGTLSEKKSESAARAIARLNPHCRTVSYEERFDAAFARDHLSRFTLLIDGSDNFSTRYAAADAAELAKVPLVTGAVGRFDGTVTVLKPYESGPDGVAYPRYTDLFPEPPPEGLIPACAEAGVIGALTGVIGTLMAMEAIKVITGIGEQLVGRLLMYDGLAARFDTIRYKRRAGT
- a CDS encoding GNAT family N-acetyltransferase, translating into MSIVIRQIDPSYSQYEELLALIMASFAYMDGVIDPPSSAHRLTIASLTDKARDEIALIAEMDANLVGCAFLRPEPDFLYLGKLAVAAEAQGKGIGGRLLAEGEAIAQRLGKQALRLETRIELTGNHDRFGAWGFVRTAERSHAGYDRPTYIEMQKRLT